In Halorussus limi, a genomic segment contains:
- a CDS encoding peroxiredoxin family protein, with protein sequence MTLEGSEAPDFTLESTSGGDVSLEETLESGPTIVLVNRGHWCSFCAEQLATFSRVYEDLHFNEGVDVLPVVTSEAPKLVEMRDRFDYDFQLLADPDGEVAEQYSGTEQTSHGLTGIAGTYVVDTDGQVRYEQVADDLTDRTYGNWVRYFIRNDFEDAFGE encoded by the coding sequence GTGACGCTCGAAGGCTCCGAGGCACCCGACTTCACCCTCGAAAGCACCTCAGGCGGCGACGTATCGCTCGAAGAGACGCTGGAGTCCGGTCCTACTATCGTCCTCGTCAACCGCGGTCACTGGTGTAGCTTCTGCGCCGAGCAGTTGGCGACGTTCAGCAGGGTCTACGAGGACCTCCACTTCAACGAAGGAGTGGACGTTCTCCCGGTCGTGACGAGCGAAGCGCCGAAGCTAGTCGAGATGCGCGACCGGTTCGACTACGACTTCCAACTGCTCGCGGACCCCGACGGGGAAGTCGCGGAACAGTACAGCGGAACCGAGCAGACCAGCCACGGCCTGACCGGTATCGCGGGCACGTACGTCGTGGACACCGACGGGCAGGTCCGATACGAACAGGTCGCCGACGACCTCACCGACCGCACCTACGGCAACTGGGTCCGGTACTTTATCCGCAACGACTTCGAGGACGCGTTCGGCGAGTAG